A genome region from Sphingobium sp. CR2-8 includes the following:
- the purH gene encoding bifunctional phosphoribosylaminoimidazolecarboxamide formyltransferase/IMP cyclohydrolase — MTDYPIKRALLSVSDKAGLVELGQALGQHGVELVSTGGTAKALREAGLEVKDISDLTGFPEMMDGRVKTLHPKVHGGLLAVRGNPEHVASMDEHAIGAIDLVVVNLYPFAATVAKGAERAEIIENIDIGGPSMVRSAAKNHESVAIVTDPADYARLIAEMAEKNGATSYDFRRMLAAKAYAATAAYDSMIASWFAFADQGVAFPETLAVASTLSTTLRYGENPHQSAALYLPTSPSANGIAQASQIQGKELSYNNYNDADAALELVSEFRDGPPTVVIVKHANPCGVATGATLIEAYEAALACDSVSAFGGIIAVNRPLDGPTAEAISGIFTEVVAAPDADDDARAIFAKKKNLRLLLTGDLPDPARPGLQIKSIAGGLLVQSRDNGQVTQDALKVVTKRAPTEQELKDCLFAWTVAKHVKSNAIVYAKDGSTAGVGAGQMNRLESARIAAWKAKDAAEKAGWATPRTIGSAVASDAFFPFADGLLAAVEAGATAVIQPGGSIRDEDVIAAADEAGLAMVFTGMRHFRH; from the coding sequence ATGACCGACTATCCCATCAAACGCGCCCTTCTGTCCGTGTCCGACAAGGCGGGCCTCGTCGAACTGGGGCAGGCACTGGGCCAGCATGGCGTCGAACTGGTGTCGACCGGCGGCACGGCGAAGGCGCTGCGCGAAGCCGGGCTTGAGGTGAAGGATATTTCCGACCTCACCGGCTTTCCCGAAATGATGGACGGCCGCGTCAAGACGCTGCACCCCAAGGTCCATGGCGGCCTGCTCGCCGTGCGGGGCAATCCGGAGCATGTCGCGTCGATGGACGAGCATGCGATCGGCGCGATCGACCTGGTGGTCGTCAACCTCTACCCCTTCGCCGCGACCGTCGCCAAGGGCGCGGAGCGCGCGGAGATCATCGAGAATATCGATATCGGCGGCCCGTCCATGGTCCGCTCCGCCGCGAAAAATCATGAGAGCGTCGCGATCGTGACCGACCCCGCCGACTATGCCCGGCTGATCGCCGAGATGGCGGAAAAGAACGGCGCGACCAGCTACGACTTCCGCCGGATGCTGGCGGCCAAGGCCTATGCCGCCACCGCCGCCTATGATTCGATGATCGCCAGCTGGTTCGCCTTCGCCGATCAGGGCGTCGCTTTCCCCGAAACGCTCGCGGTGGCAAGCACGCTCTCCACTACGCTGCGCTACGGCGAAAACCCGCACCAGTCGGCTGCGCTCTATCTGCCCACCAGCCCGTCGGCCAACGGCATCGCACAGGCCAGCCAGATCCAGGGCAAGGAACTCTCCTACAATAATTACAACGACGCCGACGCCGCGCTGGAACTGGTCAGCGAATTTCGCGACGGCCCGCCGACCGTCGTCATCGTCAAACACGCCAACCCCTGTGGCGTGGCGACCGGCGCAACGCTGATCGAAGCCTATGAAGCCGCGCTCGCCTGCGACAGCGTGTCGGCCTTCGGCGGCATCATCGCGGTCAACCGCCCGCTCGACGGCCCCACCGCCGAAGCGATCAGCGGCATCTTCACCGAAGTCGTCGCCGCGCCCGACGCAGACGACGACGCCAGGGCGATTTTTGCGAAGAAGAAGAATCTGCGCCTGCTGCTGACCGGCGACCTGCCCGATCCGGCGCGTCCCGGCTTGCAGATCAAGAGCATAGCGGGCGGCCTGCTGGTCCAGAGCCGCGACAATGGCCAGGTGACGCAAGACGCGTTGAAGGTCGTGACCAAGCGCGCGCCGACCGAGCAGGAACTCAAGGACTGCCTGTTCGCCTGGACCGTGGCCAAGCATGTGAAGTCGAACGCGATCGTCTATGCCAAGGATGGCAGCACCGCGGGCGTCGGCGCAGGCCAGATGAACCGTCTGGAATCGGCGCGCATCGCCGCGTGGAAGGCGAAGGACGCGGCTGAAAAGGCGGGCTGGGCCACCCCCCGCACGATCGGCTCGGCCGTCGCTTCCGATGCTTTCTTCCCCTTCGCCGACGGGCTGCTGGCGGCGGTGGAAGCGGGCGCCACGGCGGTGATCCAGCCGGGCGGATCGATCCGCGACGAAGACGTGATCGCCGCCGCCGACGAAGCGGGCCTGGCGATGGTCTTTACCGGCATGCGCCACTTCCGGCACTGA
- a CDS encoding UrcA family protein produces the protein MTKKTWVAMAAAMTLALPGVASAGSNDMNVIVDGHAGTETRAIAVSVADLNLASTNGMRRADSRVTRAAKQVCGFVNGSVLPVTDDYRNCFGSAIEGARSDLNTLAQRMS, from the coding sequence ATGACCAAGAAAACGTGGGTGGCGATGGCCGCCGCCATGACCCTTGCGCTGCCGGGCGTCGCGAGCGCCGGTAGCAACGACATGAACGTGATCGTCGACGGCCATGCCGGCACCGAAACCCGCGCCATTGCGGTGTCGGTGGCCGATCTCAACCTTGCCAGCACCAACGGCATGCGCCGCGCCGATTCGCGCGTGACCCGCGCCGCCAAGCAGGTGTGCGGCTTCGTCAACGGATCGGTCCTGCCCGTGACCGACGATTACCGCAATTGCTTCGGCAGCGCGATCGAGGGCGCACGCAGCGACCTCAACACACTGGCGCAGCGGATGAGCTGA
- a CDS encoding NAD(P)/FAD-dependent oxidoreductase translates to MPRTDRHVDVAIIGAGPAGLTAAYLLTKQGLNVTVIEKDPVYVGGISRTVELDGFRFDIGGHRFFSKSQQVVDLWNEILPDDFIQRPRMSRIYYEGKYYSYPLRAFEALWNLGIWRSTLCMASFAKARLLPNRNVRSFQDWTVNAFGHKLFSIFFKTYTEKVWGMPCNEMSADWAAQRIKGLSLWSAVVDGLKRSLGLNKKPNDGMATKTLLETFRYPRLGPGMMWEAARDKVVAGGNNVLMAHSFKRLEEDKANGAWRLIATGPQGDVAITATHVISSAPMRELAGRIHPLPDTLPQAMDLKYRDFMTVALMVKGEDIFPDNWIYIHDSKVQVGRIQNFRSWSPEMVPDPSLACVGLEYFCFEGDGLWSASDADLIALATREMAQLGLCNPEDVVGGAVVRQEKAYPVYDDDYAANVLAMRSELEARYPTLHMVGRNGMHRYNNQDHAMMTAMLTVRNIVAGARIHDVWSVNEDAEYHEAGEEGQDADAQAALASVRAVPSRLKAA, encoded by the coding sequence ATGCCGCGTACCGACCGACATGTGGATGTCGCCATCATCGGCGCTGGCCCGGCGGGTCTGACGGCCGCCTATCTGCTGACCAAGCAGGGGCTGAACGTCACGGTGATCGAAAAAGACCCGGTCTATGTCGGCGGCATCAGCCGCACGGTGGAACTGGACGGTTTTCGATTCGACATTGGCGGGCATCGCTTCTTTTCCAAGTCGCAGCAGGTCGTGGACCTGTGGAACGAGATACTGCCAGACGACTTCATCCAGCGCCCGCGGATGAGCCGCATCTATTATGAGGGCAAATATTACAGCTATCCCCTGCGCGCGTTCGAGGCCCTGTGGAACCTCGGCATCTGGCGCTCGACGCTGTGCATGGCAAGCTTCGCCAAGGCCAGGCTGCTGCCGAACCGCAACGTCCGCTCCTTCCAGGACTGGACCGTCAACGCCTTCGGCCACAAACTCTTCTCCATCTTCTTCAAGACCTACACCGAAAAAGTCTGGGGCATGCCCTGCAACGAAATGTCGGCGGACTGGGCGGCGCAGCGGATCAAGGGCCTGTCGCTGTGGAGCGCGGTGGTCGATGGCCTCAAACGCTCGCTCGGCCTCAACAAAAAGCCCAATGACGGCATGGCGACCAAGACGCTGCTGGAAACCTTCCGCTATCCGCGCCTTGGCCCCGGCATGATGTGGGAGGCCGCGCGCGACAAGGTGGTCGCTGGCGGCAACAATGTGCTGATGGCGCACAGCTTCAAGCGGCTGGAGGAGGACAAGGCGAACGGCGCATGGCGCCTGATCGCCACCGGCCCGCAAGGCGACGTCGCCATCACCGCCACCCATGTGATTTCATCTGCGCCGATGCGCGAACTGGCGGGGCGCATCCATCCCCTGCCCGACACGCTGCCCCAGGCGATGGACCTCAAATATCGCGACTTCATGACCGTGGCGCTGATGGTGAAGGGCGAGGATATCTTCCCCGACAACTGGATCTATATCCACGACAGCAAGGTACAGGTCGGCCGCATCCAGAATTTCCGCAGCTGGTCGCCCGAAATGGTGCCAGATCCTTCGCTCGCCTGCGTGGGGCTGGAATATTTCTGTTTCGAGGGGGACGGCCTCTGGTCCGCGTCCGACGCCGACCTGATCGCGCTCGCCACGCGCGAGATGGCGCAGTTGGGCCTGTGCAACCCCGAAGACGTCGTGGGCGGCGCGGTGGTGCGGCAGGAAAAGGCTTATCCGGTCTATGACGACGACTATGCCGCCAATGTGCTGGCGATGCGCAGCGAGTTGGAAGCGCGCTATCCCACGCTGCACATGGTCGGCCGCAACGGCATGCACCGTTACAATAATCAGGACCATGCGATGATGACGGCGATGCTGACCGTGCGCAACATCGTCGCGGGCGCGCGCATCCACGACGTGTGGAGCGTCAACGAGGATGCCGAATATCATGAGGCAGGCGAGGAAGGCCAGGACGCCGACGCGCAGGCGGCCCTTGCCAGCGTCCGCGCCGTGCCCTCCCGGTTGAAGGCCGCCTGA
- a CDS encoding GtrA family protein, producing the protein MAKTIGALLARLMFARYLLASICALASDLSLFLTLDHGGASPAIATLGGYAIGLVVHWVISTRFVFDLQNGPTHAQRLGFVVSAAVGMGITLALVTLLSAVGMAPAIAKLLSVPVSFLSVYAIRKYGIFARA; encoded by the coding sequence ATGGCGAAGACCATCGGCGCGCTGTTGGCGCGGCTGATGTTCGCCCGTTATCTGCTGGCGAGCATCTGCGCGCTGGCGAGCGATCTCAGCCTATTCCTGACGCTCGACCATGGCGGCGCGTCCCCGGCGATCGCGACGCTGGGCGGCTATGCCATAGGCCTTGTTGTCCATTGGGTCATCAGCACCCGCTTCGTCTTCGACCTGCAAAATGGGCCGACCCATGCCCAGCGCCTGGGCTTCGTGGTCAGCGCGGCGGTCGGCATGGGCATCACATTGGCGCTGGTCACGCTGCTCAGCGCCGTTGGCATGGCCCCGGCGATCGCGAAGCTGTTGTCGGTGCCGGTCAGCTTCCTATCCGTCTATGCGATCCGCAAATATGGCATCTTTGCGCGCG